The Candidatus Zixiibacteriota bacterium genomic interval AATGCCGTACTGACCTGTGGCAAAAGCGGAGGCCGGGAGCACACGCTTGCGATCCAGAAGCACCGCCTCGGCCATCTGCACCGAAGCCATAGCCGGAGCGTAATAAGCCGACCCGGTCTTGAGCAGTTTGACGATTTCGCCACCGCCCATACGGGTGCGCTGGGCGATTTCCTCGATACGCTGTTTCGGGATAAGCTCGGTGATCGGGACACCGCCGACAGTGGTATACTTCGGGATCGGCACCATAGTGTCACCATGACCACCCAGGACCATCGCCTGCACATCGCTCATGGAAACATTCAGCTCCATCGCGATAAAGGTCCGGAAGCGGGTCGAATCCAGGACACCGGCCTGTCCGAAGACACGGTTTTTCGGGAAACCGGAAACGACCGAGGCATGGTAGGTCATAAGGTCGAGCGGATTGGCGACCATCAGGATATAAGCCTCGGGAGCATACTTGACGACATTTTCGGTGACC includes:
- the mdh gene encoding malate dehydrogenase, which produces MRKKVSVIGAGNVGASCAMYLANRNIADVVLVDIIEDMPAGKALDLTQAGPLVGYDIWVNGTNDFADIKDSDLVIVTSGLARKPGMSREDLLKKNAEIIKSVTENVVKYAPEAYILMVANPLDLMTYHASVVSGFPKNRVFGQAGVLDSTRFRTFIAMELNVSMSDVQAMVLGGHGDTMVPIPKYTTVGGVPITELIPKQRIEEIAQRTRMGGGEIVKLLKTGSAYYAPAMASVQMAEAVLLDRKRVLPASAFATGQYGI